One part of the Enterococcus sp. DIV1094 genome encodes these proteins:
- a CDS encoding CtsR family transcriptional regulator, translated as MAQQNTSDLIESYIKKILEKNEMIELRRIELADLFNCVPSQINYVINTRFTIQRGYLVESKRGGGGYIRIAKVRMSDKKQMLERINLLFGETINEKNAYAIIQKLYEDQIITKKEGNLMLSAIAKNTLNINETEDYTRARILRAFLERLSYEDGK; from the coding sequence ATGGCACAACAAAATACTTCGGATCTAATTGAATCATATATAAAAAAGATCCTAGAAAAAAATGAGATGATCGAGCTTCGAAGGATTGAATTGGCAGACCTTTTTAACTGCGTTCCTTCGCAAATCAATTACGTGATCAATACACGCTTTACGATCCAACGAGGCTATCTTGTAGAGAGTAAACGTGGTGGCGGTGGGTATATCCGGATTGCTAAAGTGAGAATGTCGGATAAGAAACAAATGCTTGAACGAATCAATTTGTTGTTTGGTGAAACCATCAATGAAAAAAACGCCTATGCCATTATTCAGAAATTATATGAAGACCAAATCATTACCAAAAAAGAAGGAAACTTGATGTTGAGCGCCATTGCTAAAAATACGTTGAACATCAATGAGACAGAAGATTATACGCGTGCTCGCATTCTACGAGCATTTTTAGAACGATTAAGCTATGAAGACGGGAAGTGA